ATGCTCATGACAGAGCTGGCAATTACTTTTGGCTTCGACGACGTAGTGGGAACGAGCAAGAACCCGCCGATATCCGTCGGCGTGAAACCTCCGTTTCCGCAACCCGAAGACAGCGCTGCTGACGGAGCGTTATTTGAGCCAGCGACTTCGCGGGCGAGCACTGCCGGACGCCGCACGGATTGGCCGGGCTAGAGTAGCAAACGTCAGTGCGTCGTTCGATAATGCCGCGCTGCGCTACAGACCAAGGGTCAAGCTGACCTTGACCGCTGGCCGGGACCACACCTATACTATTTCTTTAATAAAGGTGTTTCGCGTTGGCCACCTGCGCGCGCGTCCAAGCTATCACATCGCCGAGATCCTGAGCATTAAGTGCTAAGCGAATCAGGATCGAAAAAAGGTCCTCGCTTACATCGCCTTCCGCCGCGGCTTGCTTCGCGTAATGACGCGCCGTGTCGTCGTCGCCCATCAGAAATTTCACGCGTGCAGCCAGTCCGATGTCGTAGTATGGCGGATTCGACGATTTTTCATCATGCGAGATCTGGAGCACGCCCAGAGCAAGGTAGCTCAAAGTGTCCCTAAGAAGCTCGCGTCCGACCGACAGCGGCGTCCCGGCCGACGCCGCACTGGCAGCTCGGCTCAACGCTTCAAAGGGATAAACCGTTACCACCTCATTGATCGCCGAGGCGAGAACCGGATAGTACTCGTCGCGTACCTTCGGGAATTCTCTGAGTTCGCCCTGGAAACCCGGCATCGGTATTTCTAAAGCGTGATGGCATTAAGTTCGATAGCCTGAATTTTTGAGGTAGTTGGCGCATTCCTCTGAGGTAAAGGCATCGAGTGCGTTGCCGATTGCGGCGCAGACTGCGTCGACAGTTCGCGCGGCAGCTTTGCGAAGCAGGTGCTTGAGCTTGGCAAAGACCTGCTCGATCGGGTTCAGGTCGGGCGAGTATTTTGGCAGGAAGAAGAGCTTGGCCCCGACCGAACGGATGAGCTGGCGAACTGCTTTGCTCCTGTGGCTGCCGAGGTTGTCCAAGATGACGATATCGCCGGGTCGAAGGACGGGCAGAAGAACCTTCTCGACATAGGCGCGAAAGCTCACGCTGTCGATCGGCCCCTCGATGAACCATGGCGCATCGATCCGGTCGTGGCGCAGGGCCGCCAGGAAGGTCATAGTCTTCCAGCGGCCGTGGGGAACCTTGGCGTGAAGTCTACACCCGCGCGGCGCCCATCCCCGCAAGGGTGCCATATCGGTCCTGGTCCAGGTCTCGTCGATGAAGACCAGGCGCTCAGCTTCGACGCGATTTTGATACTTTGCCCACTGGGCTCGTCGCCGCGCCACCTCGGGTCGATCCCGTTCGCCAGCCGCCACGCTTTCCTAAGAAACGGCGATGCTGGGAGGTGGGTCTATGGGCTGGAGTACAAAGCCGAAGGCCTTGGCTCGCCGATGCAGATTGGCAATCACCCGCGCACGGTATCGGGTCTCGTAGGAGGACGCGCCCGGATCTACATAGTGCATCCCGTGTTGCACCGCGTTATAGAACAGCACTGCGATCTTGCGCGCCGTGGCGGTCACTGCCTTGGCCTTGCCGATGCGAGCTGAGAGTCGTCTGTAGAAAGCGCCTAGCGCTGTATCGGTTCGTCCCACGGTTGCCGCAGCAAGCCGCAGAAGGGCCGCGGCTCGGTTCCCCGAGCGGCGTGTGCGCGCCGAGAGCACTTTGCCGCCGGAGATCTTGTTACTCGGCGCCAAGCAGAGCCAAGACGTAAAGTGTTTTGCGCTCGGCCAAGCGCAGAGGTCGTCGCCGCACTCAGCGATAAGCTTAAGTGCGAGGTAGGGGCCGAGACCGTCGATCTGGGTAACGTCCTTGCCGAGTAGCGCGAACAGCGCTGCGCGGACATCAAAGAGCATCGCATTTTGTTGATGGGATCTATTCTGACGTGCTGCTGGCAATTGACCTCCTTCGCGACGACGAAGGCCGCTGAGCTCTTTCAACACGGCCTCGATCCGAGCGTCGCAGGCAAATGCCTTCTGTTGGTACGTGTCGTAGAGGGCGAGTGCCTGTTCGAGGGCGAACAGGTGCTCAACGCGGTAGTTACCGGCGAGCGCTTTCTCGATCGTCTCGACAGTGGCGTGGCAACGCCGATCCCGCATGCGCGCGAGCACTGTCGGATTGCGCTCGCCGGCAAGGATCGCGCGGATGATCCGCAGCCCGGTCACGCCAGTAATATCGGTGACGACGTGATGGAGCTGCACGTTCATTTCAGTCAACGCCTTCTGCATGTGTTGGATGTGAGATGCCCCATACTCCAGCAGACGTTCACGCTGACGGAGGTAGGCACGCAATTCGGCGATTTGACCTCTGGGCCGAAAGCTTGCACGCAGCAGACCGAAGGTGTGAAGCCGCTGCAGCCACTGCGCATCACTGACGTCGGTCTTGCGACCGGGCACGTGCTTGGCATCGCGCGCATTGACAAGGAACACTGCAAAGCCACGAGCGTCGAGGAGCTCAAAGATCGGGATCCAATAGACACTGGTCGACTCCATGACGACCGTGTCGACGCCGCACTCTGCAAACCAGTCGACCAGCCGATGCAGATCGGTTGTGAAGGTACGGAAGCTGCGTACCGGCTCAGGCGCGCGATCTGCATTCACGGCGGCCATGTGCATCGTGGCCCCGACGTCGATCGCGGCCGCATTTGGATGAACCACCGACATCGTGTCGCGGCCCTTGCTCTTCGATTTGTGTCGACCCATTGCCAATCCTCCCTGAGAACGGAAGGGCTGGGCCGCGCTGATGATCAATTTCCTAAACGGGATCGCCTGACGGCGTCACCACTCTCACGTGCGCAACAGCCCATGGACCATGTTTTTTTGCGGGATAATTTGCCACCAAAAAGCTGTCGGCCGCTCCCTTCCGTCACGAGCATAGACCTCAGCCGTTTCTACGCCCACAGGCGGACGCTGTCCGAGATGGTTTTTTTGAAGCTGAGCTTCTCGGCATGTACGAAGTCCCAGACCGAGTGGTAGTCGACCTTCAGACCGCGACCGGCAAGCTCGGTAACGAGACCACGTATGGTGAAATCGCCGTCCTTGATCCGCTGCGACAGCCAGACGGCGTGGTCTCCCGAAACAGCCTTCGGCTTGTGACCGCCCATCTGGCCGGGTTCAACGCTGCCGGTCTGCTCGACCCGCTGCATCCAGCCGATAGCCGTGCTGATCGCTACTCCAAACTGTTTGGCCGCCTGATTGCGGGACATCCCGCCCTCGATCGCAGCCACGACACGCTTGCGAAGATCCAGAGAATACGGCTTGCCCATCCATGCTGGCCTCCGTCCAGCCAGCATGATGAATCAGAAACAAGCTGATTTGGGAATCCCAAATCGATTCAACTTAACCCCATCCCGCTTTAGACTTCTCCAAACGAAGAAAAACGTTGAGACGAAGCTGCGATCCTTTGAGCTCTGTTCTACTAGTGACGATTGCGGTCGTGAGATCACTTGGGAGAGGACACCTTGCGCCCGCCGCCGGGGTGTAGGAGATCCTCGGGAAGTTGGCGAACGGTGATGTCAGCCCGAGGCGCAGATCGTCCTTCAGTGGGAGCGCGCCGGTGTCCGCTTGCGTCGCGCAATCAACTACGAGCCGGATTTGTCCGACACTGTCATCGCGTGTGGTACTAAGATAACTCTTCAAGGTCGTGGAAATATCACCGAGAGCGGTGCTGCGAAGGCCTTTTTCATCAATCACCGTCACCGGCCCGACGCGCACGGTCTTCCCCTCGGGAAGATTCAACTCACCTGTCCAAATTACGAGGCTCTGAAATTTATGTAACTTGCTCGCGAGGTGGAACACGTTCTTTGTCCGCAGCGAATCGGCGCGAGGGTCGGTTGGGGAGATCACGACAACGCCGGGCTCGGCACCCAGCAATAGCCGTAGCGTTTCGGTGAATGATGAGGCGTCGAGTGACGTAAAGGAGGCTAGGGCGTCGTCTAGAATCCTCGTGTCCTCCATGGCGACAACTCGAGTTTTGGTCTCGTGAGCCGAACTGGCGGAAGGCTGTGCCGCAGCCGGGATCGCTGCTACGAGAAGCCCAATGCCTATAAGCGCGGCGCGCATACTCGTTCCCACTAGAGCCATTATCGTAATCCTGCCATCGATTCATGGGTTCGCATTCTGGCCTATTTTTTTGAGCGCTTTCCCCCAGCTTTTCGTCACCTGTTTGGCAAACTGATGCGCGACCGTGCCAAACGCTTTGGCCGACTTGAGATCGTCCACAGCGATTTCGTCTCCAAAGTCGGCTGAGTATCGCTCGGCCTCGCTACCCCAGGGATGCCGCACCTCCCACCTTAAGACAAATTTGTCCTGCTGCTGCCCGACCAGAGTCGCGTTCAACTTGTATTCTGACAGGCGCTGAATCAACTTCATCCTCTGTGTGCTTTCCTTGGCTTGCCGTTCGCAGGAGAGAGCGTCGGTCCACAACAAACGGAATTGCCGCAGCTTAGCTTCGCTCTTCCACAGGTTCGATAGCTCGTCTGCGATCATCGCCGGACCAAGCTCGACGATGTATAGCTTTGCTTCGTCCGGCGGCACGATCGTCAGACAATCGGCGAGCACATGGCCATTCTCGCCGAATTCGGGATGGAGCTTGATGAAACTGTGAACGAGCTTCACCGAGTACTCCTCAGTAAACGGTTGGTCGGGCGCGCTCGGTACGGTTGCATAGTCTTTGTTTATTGTAACCGCGCTTAATCCGTTGCCATCTTGATTGATCACAATAAGGGCGGGGGACGCGGTTATAATATCTCCCGCTTGCTGGATCTGAACGATCGCCAAGTATAGCCGGCTGTACCCACCGGCGAGCTGCCCCATTTGAGGGGTTACGACGGGATCCCGAATGAGGTCGTTGATCTTTTTTATCTTCTCGTCCCGACCTCGCCTGTTATCGAAAGCTGCTCGCGACTGGCTCAGAACGGAACTCCAAGTCATCGATCCTCAGATGCCCGATTACGAGCACATCGCGCGCATCGTACAGTGAGTTGCTCTGTGAGCGGCCCAACGAAGAACTTGTAAATCAAATTGACGCTGGCGGCATTGTTGGAGGTCGTAACGTAAAGAGCAAGCACGTCCGGCGATGGCTCGGGGGCAATATTGCCGACCTCGTTTTTGACGAGCCACTCCCGAAAACTACCGGTTGTTCTCGCGATGAACCGATTTTGACCCGACACGCCCTCAGTAACGATGCCAATGAGGTTGCCGGCAGCGTCGAACATTGGTGACCCACTGAAACCCACATCTGCGGCACCGGACAGCTCGAGCGCTCCGATCGTCGATGTTGGAGACACTTCGATTGCCGAAGGTGTTGTGTTGATGAGCAATATTCGCATCGTCTTATCGAGGGAAAATGTTGTGGTCGCACTCGCAACGGGCATGGGTTTGCCTAAACCGAGTTGATCCACGAATTGCATAAGAACGAGCTCGTCCTTCTCGTCCTTGCCCGTAGCTTCTCAATAACCTTGAGGTCCCGCGGATACTCGTCCCGAGCGCCCAGGCTTCCCTCGATCGCATCGGCGGACAGTCTGCCTATGATGTGGCTGACCGTCAGCACATAACCAGCTTGCCCGAGCAGAACGCCATAGCCCAAAATGTTGGGATTGGCCTTCTCTCTAAGGTAGACTAGGAAAGGGCCGCGCACGACGACGAAATCGTCTTTCGTCAGCCATCGTGCAAAGCAGGGGTTTGACAACGACATGCCAATCGTAGCCACCAGTAGGGCCATCCGGGTCCAGTTCAACGTTGTCGTCAACCCGACTGCCAAATTCATCATTCTGCCTCCGACGTTGGCGCGAGCTTAAGGCCGGAGATCGCGACCGCAAACGGCTGTTTTGCTTGGTGTCCCTCCGGCGCACGAATTTCGATGGTCCACTGTCTCGTGTCGTTCGCGTCCGAGCCTATGTCCACCGGCTCTACGTTGTCGACAGTGTTGACAGCTGTTCGGGTGGCCGGCGCATCCGGCTCCTTCGGATCGAGCGACCAAGGGAAGTATCGCTTATGATCTTGGTCAGTAACGATCAGGTCGAGATCATTGACGAGCGATGGGGTGCGGTCGTCAAGTCCGCCCGCGTTAGGCTTCGCTGGTGGGTCGATCCATGCCAGCGTGATACGAATTGGGACACCACCGGAGGTTGCGCGAAGCGCGACTGGCTTTCCTGCACCGACTGAATCGAGGACCAGCGTCCCGCTATCGCCGGCTACTAGGCGCCCGGCCGCGAGCGCGTCGATCGCACCCCATCCGATTTTGTAAGTTGGTCCCGGTTCCGGCGACACGGCAGTGTGAACTAGAACCGCCTTCATCTCATCGGCGGAAAGAACTCTACCGCGCCGTTTTAGGCCGAGTTCCATCATCAAGGCTGCGATTCCGGCGGCGGCCGGACTGGCCATCGAGGTGCCACTTCTGCGCTCGTAGAAATGCCGATTGTAGCTCCCACCGGGCAGGCGTTGGACCGAGGGAGAGTACAGTTGCGCGCCATTAGCGACCAAATCCGGCTTAACCCTCCCGTCGTCTGGTTTCCCGAAGCTGCTGAACATCGTTACTCGTACGATGTCGGGCGACACTTTATCGACGCCGAGCGGCGCGTCTTCCATCGCACCGATGGTGATCACGTTTTTGGCGACCCCGTAGCCCTCCAAGGTGTCGTAGCCGGCGTGCTGATAGTTCGAGGGCCGACGCACCGTCGATGGCTCATAGTCTTGACTTGCCAGACGATAGCTACCGTTCCAGCCGGGAATGATGTTGGGATTATTCGCTCTGCTCCGCTGGTTCCCGGCGGCAACGAAGATCGTCAGATCACGATGGCTAAAGACGAGGTCGTCGATCGAATTCGAAAGAGAGGTGTATTTGCCAAATAGGTAATCTTCGGTTTCGCTGATAGTCGGATTTCCGTTCCAGCACCAGCTCCCGAGATCCTGGGAATATGACCAGCCTCTCAGCTGCCCATACGAATGATTTGCGATGTGAACTCCAGGGGTTTCGTGCAGAGCCGCTTGCATCTTGTTGATAGAATCGTTCCAGTTGTAGGAGATCACCGTCACTCCGGGTGCCATGCCCTCAGCGGTTTTCTCGATGCCTTGGGCTCCGATTGTCCCTGCCACGTGGGTTGCGTGATAGTCCTGCAGTCCGGGGTCGCGCACCTGTACGCGATTGCCGAACTCGACATGCGTCCCGAGGACCGGGCCTTCGTCCCAAACGCCGACCTCGATACCCCCGCCCGTCACATTGTACAATTTGCGGAGGTCGGGGACGTTGTGCGTGAGTTGTGCGTCTAGATTGAAAGGTACGGTGGGGGCTTGGGGAAGCGGAGTGCGGCCGACCGGTGAGACCTCCTCAATGAACAAGACGCGCGGATCATCGGCGAGTCGACGGATCAGTTCTGCATCTAGGTGTTTGCTCTCCAAGAAAATGACCTTGCCGTAATAAACCCCTGAACGGGCGACGTTCGGTCCGATTTCCGCAAGCAGCCTAGCCGCTTCGTATTCGTTCTGCGTCGTTACCAGGATTCGTCGATCGGGCAGCTCGGGCGCGGCGACCGCGGCGTTTTTGGCGAGGATAGCGATCCGCCGGCGCTCTCTTTTGGTGGGCTGTTGAGTAGGGCTTGCAGGGCCGCCGACATCTTCGACGCTGTTTGCTGCTGCGCCACTATATTCCCTGAGACTGACACAAGCCCAAAGTAAGCGCGAAGCTGAGGCCGTTCAGGCTTTGAAGTTCCAGGGCATGAGAGCATCGATCTGAGAGATCGGCCAGCCCCACGCGATCCGTTCGAGAGTTTGGGTGAGCCAGGCATGCGGATCGACGTCATTCATCTTCGCGGTCTGCAGCAGCGTGGCGATGGTCGCCCAGGTCCGGCCGCCGCCGTGGCTGCCCGCGAAGAGCGCATTTTTTCTCGTAATGGTTTGCGGCCTGATGGCCCGCTCGACGGTGTTCGAGTCGATCTCGATGCGGCCGTCGCTCAGGAAGCGCTCGAGAGCGATGCGCCTGGATGTGGCATAGCGGATTGCCTCGGCGAGCTTGGATTTACCGGACAGACGGGGCAGCTCCTTTTCCCACAGATCGAACAGCGCCGCGACGATCGCGGCGGATCTTTCCTGGCGCGCGTTCATCCGCGCCTCTGGATCCTGGCCACGGATTTCGGCCTCGATCTCCCATAGCCGGGCCATGGTCGTGACGGTCTGTGTCGCCAGGCGCGAGCTCTCGTTGATGTGCAGTTCGTAGAATCGCCTTCTGACATGGGCAAAGCACGCCGCCAGTGTCACGCCCTCGTTGGCGCCCGCCGACCTCGCGAGCCGATTATAGGCCGCATAGCCGTCAACCTGCAGGATGCCGGCAAAACCCGCCAGATGCCGCTCGACGCATTCGCCGCTGCGACTGTCCTCAAAGCGATACGCGACCATCGGTGGACCGATGCCGCCAAATGGCCGATCGTCGCGCGCATAGGCCCACAGCCAGGCCTTTTGCGTCTTGCCGGATCCGGGAGCGAGCGTCGGCAGGGTCGTCTCATCGGCGAAGACCCGTTCACCCTGCTTGATCTTCT
This genomic interval from Bradyrhizobium sp. CB82 contains the following:
- a CDS encoding IS110 family transposase, which encodes MGRHKSKSKGRDTMSVVHPNAAAIDVGATMHMAAVNADRAPEPVRSFRTFTTDLHRLVDWFAECGVDTVVMESTSVYWIPIFELLDARGFAVFLVNARDAKHVPGRKTDVSDAQWLQRLHTFGLLRASFRPRGQIAELRAYLRQRERLLEYGASHIQHMQKALTEMNVQLHHVVTDITGVTGLRIIRAILAGERNPTVLARMRDRRCHATVETIEKALAGNYRVEHLFALEQALALYDTYQQKAFACDARIEAVLKELSGLRRREGGQLPAARQNRSHQQNAMLFDVRAALFALLGKDVTQIDGLGPYLALKLIAECGDDLCAWPSAKHFTSWLCLAPSNKISGGKVLSARTRRSGNRAAALLRLAAATVGRTDTALGAFYRRLSARIGKAKAVTATARKIAVLFYNAVQHGMHYVDPGASSYETRYRARVIANLHRRAKAFGFVLQPIDPPPSIAVS
- a CDS encoding S8 family serine peptidase — protein: MESKHLDAELIRRLADDPRVLFIEEVSPVGRTPLPQAPTVPFNLDAQLTHNVPDLRKLYNVTGGGIEVGVWDEGPVLGTHVEFGNRVQVRDPGLQDYHATHVAGTIGAQGIEKTAEGMAPGVTVISYNWNDSINKMQAALHETPGVHIANHSYGQLRGWSYSQDLGSWCWNGNPTISETEDYLFGKYTSLSNSIDDLVFSHRDLTIFVAAGNQRSRANNPNIIPGWNGSYRLASQDYEPSTVRRPSNYQHAGYDTLEGYGVAKNVITIGAMEDAPLGVDKVSPDIVRVTMFSSFGKPDDGRVKPDLVANGAQLYSPSVQRLPGGSYNRHFYERRSGTSMASPAAAGIAALMMELGLKRRGRVLSADEMKAVLVHTAVSPEPGPTYKIGWGAIDALAAGRLVAGDSGTLVLDSVGAGKPVALRATSGGVPIRITLAWIDPPAKPNAGGLDDRTPSLVNDLDLIVTDQDHKRYFPWSLDPKEPDAPATRTAVNTVDNVEPVDIGSDANDTRQWTIEIRAPEGHQAKQPFAVAISGLKLAPTSEAE
- a CDS encoding IS66 family transposase, which gives rise to MATPVAELPTTLADAHALILALAAERQAIEAENSRIASEIATLTAANADLAAVNQAADTRIVELTAIVKMLERTLYGTRSERLRGDTPSDEQIAFVFDEIATGVAAIEAELAKAGGTDKPKRAPRPRKEFGAHLERVEIVIEPEVPPDCEGLEKVLIGEDVSKRLDVTPAKFRLIVTRRPKYAYRTRDGVVQTPAPPHLIESGLPTEALLAQIAVAKYADGLPLYRQEAIYARDGVDLDRSLMAQWMGKVGFELQPLADYMLEKIKQGERVFADETTLPTLAPGSGKTQKAWLWAYARDDRPFGGIGPPMVAYRFEDSRSGECVERHLAGFAGILQVDGYAAYNRLARSAGANEGVTLAACFAHVRRRFYELHINESSRLATQTVTTMARLWEIEAEIRGQDPEARMNARQERSAAIVAALFDLWEKELPRLSGKSKLAEAIRYATSRRIALERFLSDGRIEIDSNTVERAIRPQTITRKNALFAGSHGGGRTWATIATLLQTAKMNDVDPHAWLTQTLERIAWGWPISQIDALMPWNFKA